GTAATATAttaatttgggaaaaaaaaaaaaaaaggtttgcaTTCATAAGAATGAGAGAGGACTGAGTTTTAGAGATCTTCAAGATTTCAACACAGCATTGCTAGCTAAACAGTTCTGGCGGTTAATAGATATACAAAATTGTTTGTTTCTCCAAGATTTTTAAAGGTAGATATTTCCGGAATACCGATCCTTTGGAGAATCACAGATCTTATTCATCCTCTTCTGGATGGAGAAGTATTTCCTCAActagatctctggttaaaaAATGGCCAATCGAAAGAGTGAGAACATGGAAGTCTATTTCTGTACGAACGGATCCTTGGATCCTCGCTCCTCGCCCGAGgtcaacaaaaccaaaaaaaattactcaatTTCTTAATCAATCGCTTATGGTGGAACATCTTATCAATCCGGTTGATCACTCCTGGAATGTAGATTTGCTTAACGCATATATACATCCTGATGATCTTAAAATTTTTAGAGGGTTGGTGGTAAACATGTATCATAGGTCTGATTCATATGGGTGGAGCTACACAGAATCATGTAAATATTCAGTAAAGTCAGGTTTCAGAACATAATCTTTATACCCAGACATGGCTATCAGACCTATCTTCTTTGGACcaaatattaaacttttattgGATTTTTCGCGGAAAATTAAGTGTTAACGTCTCCGAAGTTGAGATATTTTGTATGGCAAGTATTATCGGGTACGCTACCAGTCTCGATAAATCTAAGGACTCGTGGGATCGATTGTGACACACATTGTAGTATTTGTGGGGCAGAGGAGGAATCTACTAACCATGTACTTTTTGAATGTCCACCAACACTTCAAACATGGGCTTTGTCCAAGATTCCATCACCTCCTGGAATTTTCCATCTTCTCTGATGTAGTTTTCTCGGCGAATTGTtttcaattggtgaagatggtgtcaaCACCTGAAGAATGGCCAGCTTTCTCTACACATATGGAAGAATTCAGACGGAGTAAAACTTTATTACCTACCTTTCGGATCAGACATATTCCAAAAGCACAAAATACTATGGCGGATAAGCTTGCACGAGGTGCAAGAAGTTCTCCTTTAACTATGCTATATGTCGATTCAACACGTCTAGTTTGGCTATCCGAACCGGTAGTGTCAGTTACTTAGTGTCGtttttgttgtcaaaaaaatgtgttaatattttaaatcatttctgtttacttttgttttgtaaatgattttcttataaaaagaGTCTAGGGAAGACCTTCCTGATCAATGTATATGATACCTTCCttaatttgtaaactttttttctcGAATTCAGAAATGTCTCTataaagagttattcttgggttcatccctagggtgaaccttcaACCAAAGgaatcaagtatttcataattaatatattttaaaaaaggaaacaaaatattgtcaagttatattatgtttttaaaataaataaaataaaaacaaataaaaataatagtagttacaaaaaatgatttcaaaaaaaatatatttttaatatcgtcagaaaaataaatcctaaaccctaaatcataaaccctaaaccattgagtataccctaaacccttgggtataggCTAAACCCTTAGATAATCTTAAattgtaaaccctaaactctagtatatacaaaaaaatttgatattttaacaccgtcatcaaaatactaaaccctaaatcctaaactctaaaccctaaacccttgggtaaacctaaactctttttaggattaaggatttggaatttttaagatttagtgtttaatgtttttaatttagagtttagagtttagtgttttgatgacggagttaaaatatttttaaatttttttgtatatattactatttctatttattttttattttaaaaacataatataacttgataatatttagttttcttttttaaaagatatcaattgtgaaatgagtggttcctattggttgggtgaacctctaggttcactctaggggtgaacctaagaataagTCCTCTATAAATATGTAAGTACACTTCTTAAATGTAACTtctacatatatttaatatggtATTCCTAAATGCGTATGTCATCTTTAcgaatttgatttatatttatatttatatttaagaaaatattactCAGAATATAACATACTTCAAAATTTTACGAAGATgcttttaaatatgtatattatctttataaaatttagatatcAAACTTATTAAGGTTTTTcgaaaaatttagaaaattgttatacatatttaagaatatcttattaaatatagatataattcaattttagtaagatattcataaatatatattcatgtaaATACTCATttgtgaaaattttattaaatgttatgaagatattatacatatttatcggtatttttctaaaattttggaagatttatACCTTTTTTGTCACAAGGAAAATTTATCCATATTTAtcaatatctttataaatttagaaatatattataatattggGAAAAGTATTTCTAAACTCAAGTTCATGAATATAGCACAATATTCAAGAAGGTATTGCCGAACtcaaaattcagaaaatatatattcatgaaaGTTCTCCtataatttttataagaaaatcattttctaaaaaaagtcagattttttttttgaaaaaaactttgaaacaaaactttggatttttttctaatttaaatgattattaatatatctatatagtAAGATTATATTTGGCATTTACCTCTTTAGTGAAATTTATCttggtattttgattttttgtactATTTTGTGATAAAAGAATCTAGTGCTATCCTAGATTTTTcatcattttaaattattaagattgaaagaaaattattataacattaaattattaatgtaGATCTATGTGTAAAAAGATGGCAAAAAATCTAgtaataatacattaaaaaaaagtaaaatccTAGACCTAGAGCATATGGCGTATATAAATAAACGATAAGAAAAGGTCGTGAAGAAACCCAGCCTGAACAAATCAGGCTTTGGAGTCCTGACCAAATAAAGATGGAGCAACAACCGACATCAGGTTCTTCAATTCCTAGCGATCTAATCTCAGACATACTCTTACGTTTGCCTGCCAAATCTGTTGGGAGGTTTCGTTGCGTTTCGAAGCTTTGGTTATCAATCACCACCGATCCATGTTTCATCAAGACGTTTGGAACTACACGGCCAAGTCTTCTACTCTGTTCAATGAAAGGTCAGAATTTGTTTGTTACCTCTACTCCACAGCATTTTCATCAGAGTTCGATCAGGTCATACTCTTCTTCTCAGCCTATTCATCGTTATCCTATGAAACTTCCGGGAGAACAGAGTTACTTCTCTTGTATGCATTCTGTCCACGGTCTCATCTGCATGGAAGATTTAAAATCCAGGAAGCCTTTTGTTTGGAACCCTAGCATGGAGAAATTATTACAGTTACCCAAACCCAAGATGAGCTCGAGAAATATAAACGTGTTTTTTGGATATGATTCAGTAGAAGGTAAACACAAAGTATTGTGCCTGCCCTATAGAGAAATTTGCTACGTCGGCAGAGTTTTTACTTTGGGATCAGAGCAAGAATCATGGAGGACGGTTAGAACAAACTTAAAGCATATGTGTTGTGGCTATGCTTATGGTCGATGTATCAAAGGGGCGATATATTATCTAGCCTATATTCAGCCAGAGAATAGTATGGTTGTAATGAGCTTTGATGTCAGATCTGAAATATTCCATATGATAGAACTACCCTTGGGAATTGATTATATTGACTACGATGTGCTGATATCTTATGATGGGAGATTAGCATGTATTGGTGGAGATGATGATACAAGATTGTGGATTTTGGAGGATGCAGATAAACACAACTGGTCGTTTCAAGACTTTCTCTTACCTTTAATTGAGTGGGAATTGAATGTTTGCTGGAATCAGGATGTATCATTTGAATATAAGTGCGACCGTTTCGAACTAAAAGGTTGCACTCATGCAGGTGAGTTTATTTATGTACCTTCCATTGTTCATGAATCGTCTTATATTATATTCTACGATCCGGTGAGAAACAGTTGTAGAAGACTCAAATTTGAAGGAATCGTGGACGGAGAATTTGGGAACACTATGCATGTCTTCCCGGATCACATTGAAAGTCTTATGTCTTTTTAACAATTTATTGTTGCTCTTTTtcttggttttatttttaaaactttttataaagCATGAATTGCACATGCTAGGAACATTACAAACTGTGTCTCAGATAAAATAGCATTTATCGTAATTTTTTCGATTGTCGACAAATGCTGTGTACATCACATTCGAAAGGATGGATATGTTTGCATACAGAAACAAAAGTGACTTTACTATCAAATTacgaattattttatttttattcggagaggagaggagagttTTACGGAAGAGCCAGTGAACATGGTATTGAACACAAACATAGAACAAATACTTTTTGTCACATCGTTTGTTTGTCGCAAGAACATATATATGGAATGgaacaaaaggaaagaaatgCCTTTCATCTAAATTTTGTAGTGATTCAAAGTGAATGGATGATGAATCTTGACGCTGCCAAGGTATGAGTGATTGCATGAAAGAgggaagaagaaacagaagtaATATATACCCATAAAGTAATAGAGCAAAGGAATATATGAGCCACAACGTCAAACTATGAGAGATGACAATTTTAAGAAAATCTGTCATGAGATTACATATTCAAGGCAACAGTTAGATATCTAAAAGGAATCCGATTGAGCTGATATTCTGCTAAGATCTAAATGATGCTACTGTCTTGAAATACAACTGTTGGTTTCTGTTTTATTCGAGCTTCTTCAACCTGCTCCAGTTATAGCTCATCTGAATTTTCAGATGTGATTAGCTCTGGTGGAGACATCAAACGGGTGATGAAGGAAGCTTAAGGGAGAACTACACTTGAAAAAGCTCAAGGGTAATGGTACCTTTCACTTCTTATTCTCTAAGTAATTACAAGTATTTCAGATGTGCTGTAAAAGAACGAATAGTTTTTGTGCTTAAGTTGAATAATATCAAATTTTGGACTCGGTTATGGTCTCGCCACAGGGTGCGTTAGTGAGTAATGGTGATAGGAGATCTCGATAGATCATTCATGCACTTTTCGTAAGCAACTTGAAACTTGGAGACCACAACCATTCTAAGAGAAGATAAGTCTGATCATGAGGCTGTTGATTAAACAGAGTACATGGGAAAATCTATTCAAGAACTTGATCTACAAGTGTTGCATTCCTAGCTACCGTCTGATGCCCCTTCAGTACCAACTGTCGATCCAGGAGCTGAGGTCTTATAAATGGTCAATGGGTGTCTGTCAGTTCATTATTCTCTTAAGCAGATGAGTATAAACCAGTATGAAGAGAGCTTGTTCAGATGCGAGGAAAACAGATTTGAGTTGAACATGATGTTGGAATCTAGTCAAAAACCACTTCACGGCCCTGAATTTACAGTGTATTGATTGAATTTATGGTAGACATGGTTTTGACGTGATAGACATATTACATAAGAATCCAGCCACTGAAATTCATTTAGTATCTTAATTCATTTGAAGCAGAAAAAAGATAAAGTGAAGAAATATTGATAAGGTTTGAGAGCAAAGTATGAGTTGCAGGTTTCTGGATTCTGAAAGAAGTGAggtttcaaatatatatatatatattttacaagcTCTAGACAAGGTTGATGAATGAAACATGGAATTTAATCTTACTCAGCTTAGGTAATGGAAAGGAATGCAAAGAAAGCTTAATtcatatgatcttggaatgTGAAGTTCTGTGAGACGTTTTAGAAGCCTTGTGGTTCTAAAGAAAAGAATATCAGGTGTGTGAGTGTGAAACATGGTTTTCGTCTGGCTGGTTAAACAAAAATCTGACAGAACATCGAGGGTTGCAGGTT
The Raphanus sativus cultivar WK10039 chromosome 1, ASM80110v3, whole genome shotgun sequence DNA segment above includes these coding regions:
- the LOC108847753 gene encoding putative F-box protein At3g10240; translation: MEQQPTSGSSIPSDLISDILLRLPAKSVGRFRCVSKLWLSITTDPCFIKTFGTTRPSLLLCSMKGQNLFVTSTPQHFHQSSIRSYSSSQPIHRYPMKLPGEQSYFSCMHSVHGLICMEDLKSRKPFVWNPSMEKLLQLPKPKMSSRNINVFFGYDSVEGKHKVLCLPYREICYVGRVFTLGSEQESWRTVRTNLKHMCCGYAYGRCIKGAIYYLAYIQPENSMVVMSFDVRSEIFHMIELPLGIDYIDYDVLISYDGRLACIGGDDDTRLWILEDADKHNWSFQDFLLPLIEWELNVCWNQDVSFEYKCDRFELKGCTHAGEFIYVPSIVHESSYIIFYDPVRNSCRRLKFEGIVDGEFGNTMHVFPDHIESLMSF